One stretch of Xanthomonas sp. DAR 35659 DNA includes these proteins:
- a CDS encoding GNAT family N-acetyltransferase produces the protein MPSAPGFRIEILDPAHQADALRALRAQAGLAMPPASAEAALDALSHHALARADDGQPLGSARLRPDQRIDGLAVAPAWRGRGVGGALLAALLEEAQRRRWPQLTLQAPPAAQDFYARHGFLPRGARVAGADGERQPMQRLFGGAAAVEDAAAAIAASIGLLAQARRQVLIYSRALDPGLLDSPPVLAQLRRFAVAAHPKQVRVLLHDAAAAQRAAAPLLGLAQRLPSVFQFREVADPVDRGDAAAYLVNDGGGVYFRALGHRYDGETDLLGGPRARQLRDTFARVWERSRDCTELRALGW, from the coding sequence ATGCCCTCCGCCCCCGGCTTCCGCATCGAAATCCTCGACCCGGCACACCAGGCCGACGCACTGCGGGCGCTGCGCGCGCAAGCCGGCCTGGCCATGCCGCCGGCGTCCGCGGAGGCCGCCCTGGATGCGCTGAGCCACCACGCGCTGGCCCGTGCCGACGACGGCCAGCCGCTCGGCAGCGCGCGCCTGCGCCCCGACCAGCGCATCGACGGCCTGGCGGTGGCGCCGGCCTGGCGTGGCCGCGGCGTCGGTGGCGCGCTGCTGGCGGCGCTGCTGGAGGAAGCGCAGCGCCGGCGCTGGCCGCAGTTGACGCTGCAGGCGCCGCCGGCCGCCCAGGACTTCTATGCACGGCACGGCTTCCTGCCGCGCGGCGCGCGCGTGGCTGGCGCCGACGGCGAGCGCCAGCCGATGCAGCGCCTGTTCGGCGGCGCCGCGGCGGTGGAGGACGCCGCCGCGGCGATCGCCGCCAGCATCGGCCTGCTCGCGCAGGCGCGGCGCCAGGTGCTGATCTACAGCCGCGCGCTGGATCCGGGCCTGCTGGACAGCCCGCCGGTGCTGGCGCAACTGCGCCGCTTCGCCGTGGCCGCGCACCCCAAGCAGGTGCGGGTCCTGCTGCACGACGCGGCCGCGGCGCAGCGCGCCGCCGCGCCACTGCTGGGCCTGGCGCAACGCCTGCCGAGCGTGTTCCAGTTCCGCGAAGTGGCCGATCCGGTGGATCGCGGCGACGCCGCCGCCTACCTGGTCAACGATGGCGGCGGCGTCTACTTCCGTGCGCTGGGTCACCGTTACGACGGCGAGACCGACCTGCTCGGCGGCCCGCGCGCGCGCCAGCTGCGCGACACGTTCGCGCGGGTCTGGGAG
- a CDS encoding DUF3060 domain-containing protein, translated as MKHPLLFSLSLLALAGCTRTPRPPDGPGAGDATRTVVMSAAAPPTAALSTSASEDGARDTESGIRMTPSDSGEIDCDGRDLNIVGRDASLVLRGHCATVSLFGRNGNLQIDQADTLRILGDNAQVALRGDVGTVALFGRQARLQTAGIATLEVSGDQNQLHATEIGSIALQGSDNAIVQRTGSAQVSDGGRDNRVLRQ; from the coding sequence ATGAAACACCCCCTGTTGTTCTCGCTATCGCTGCTGGCTCTGGCGGGCTGCACACGGACGCCGCGCCCGCCGGACGGCCCTGGCGCCGGCGATGCCACCCGTACCGTCGTCATGTCGGCGGCAGCGCCGCCCACGGCAGCGCTGTCGACCAGCGCCAGCGAGGACGGCGCGCGCGACACCGAGTCCGGGATCCGCATGACGCCCTCGGACAGCGGCGAGATCGACTGCGACGGCCGCGACCTGAATATCGTCGGCCGCGACGCCTCCCTGGTACTGCGCGGGCATTGCGCCACGGTCAGCCTGTTCGGCCGCAACGGCAACCTGCAGATCGACCAGGCCGACACGCTGCGCATCCTGGGCGACAACGCCCAGGTGGCGCTGCGCGGCGACGTCGGCACGGTCGCGCTGTTCGGCCGCCAGGCGAGGCTGCAGACGGCGGGCATCGCCACGCTGGAGGTGTCAGGCGACCAGAACCAGTTGCACGCCACCGAGATCGGCAGCATCGCCCTGCAGGGCAGCGACAACGCCATCGTCCAGCGCACCGGCAGCGCCCAGGTCAGCGACGGCGGCCGCGACAACCGCGTCCTCCGCCAGTAG
- a CDS encoding DUF3060 domain-containing protein, translated as MDTKRILSQALALLAAGIAGGCGGTAPSAAPATAAPASALHDPASGAHCGGKDLAITQDNARLVIDGDCGAVTISASHVALNLDGARSIRIDGSDVTVLNSRVDEVIVGGQHNILNLTDAGSVELRGNDNRVIARKIDQVRFIGDRNSVNPDNTPALDDRGHGNALL; from the coding sequence ATGGACACGAAACGAATCCTTTCCCAGGCACTGGCCCTGCTCGCCGCCGGCATCGCCGGCGGCTGCGGTGGCACGGCCCCATCCGCGGCGCCGGCCACGGCGGCGCCAGCTTCAGCCCTGCATGATCCGGCATCCGGCGCACACTGCGGCGGCAAGGACCTGGCGATCACCCAGGACAACGCGCGGCTGGTCATCGACGGCGACTGCGGCGCGGTGACGATCAGCGCATCGCACGTCGCCCTGAACCTGGACGGGGCGCGCTCGATCCGCATCGACGGCAGCGACGTCACCGTGCTCAACAGCCGTGTGGACGAGGTGATCGTCGGCGGCCAGCACAATATCCTCAACCTCACCGACGCCGGCAGCGTCGAACTGCGCGGCAACGACAACCGCGTCATCGCCCGCAAGATCGATCAGGTGCGCTTCATCGGCGACCGCAACAGCGTCAACCCCGACAACACGCCGGCCCTGGACGACCGCGGTCACGGCAACGCGCTGCTGTAG
- a CDS encoding OmpA family protein: MRVLSILLPLLLLTGCGASDTTTPSPAPSTTPKAPGGAAGATPADAAETRGANASEAPAAMEFPAIPAIVVPEIFGVTPAQRALEASMQDVLDPMQGVSIAPARCDGGGRLVNDAGITSVDAQGNLTRNGDEGLFRINADGSGTANFEGGLVRVEADGSGTINGEVGEGERAIVRVEADGSGSYNGPAGLITLDGKGAGSWNGKGGLIRNNGDGSGTWNGAMGLVTVNGDGSGTWNGPQGLVRNLGDGTGMVGTPGRSVAMAPLPKLPPAGRFPPLRKFAPPGAPCGYLITLNDRVLFDFDKSEIRADAAKVLDTLAAALGRVQAHDLEVGGHTDSKGSDAYNQALSERRAQAVLDALRSRGLALQAAAKGYGEARPVAPNELNGEDNPAGRQLNRRVEIFVRT; this comes from the coding sequence ATGCGCGTACTCTCGATTCTGCTACCACTGCTGTTGTTGACCGGCTGTGGTGCGTCGGACACCACCACTCCTTCACCGGCCCCCTCCACCACGCCGAAGGCGCCTGGCGGCGCCGCGGGGGCGACGCCTGCGGACGCGGCCGAGACGCGGGGCGCGAACGCGTCGGAGGCGCCCGCCGCCATGGAGTTTCCTGCCATTCCCGCCATCGTGGTTCCCGAAATCTTCGGGGTGACGCCGGCGCAGCGCGCGCTGGAAGCGTCCATGCAGGATGTTCTGGATCCGATGCAGGGCGTCAGCATCGCTCCCGCGCGCTGCGACGGCGGCGGCCGCCTGGTCAACGATGCCGGCATCACCTCGGTGGATGCGCAGGGCAATCTGACGCGCAATGGCGACGAAGGACTGTTCCGGATCAATGCCGACGGCAGCGGTACCGCCAATTTCGAAGGCGGCCTGGTGCGGGTCGAGGCCGACGGCAGCGGTACCATCAACGGCGAGGTCGGCGAAGGCGAGCGCGCGATCGTGCGGGTGGAGGCCGACGGGTCGGGCAGCTACAACGGCCCCGCCGGCCTGATCACGCTCGACGGCAAGGGCGCCGGCAGTTGGAACGGCAAGGGCGGGCTGATCCGCAACAATGGCGACGGCAGCGGCACCTGGAACGGCGCGATGGGGTTGGTCACCGTCAACGGCGACGGCTCCGGTACCTGGAACGGCCCACAGGGCCTCGTCCGCAACCTGGGCGACGGCACCGGCATGGTCGGCACTCCCGGGCGCAGCGTGGCGATGGCGCCATTGCCCAAGCTGCCGCCCGCCGGGCGCTTCCCGCCGCTGCGCAAGTTCGCGCCGCCGGGCGCGCCGTGCGGCTACCTGATCACCTTGAACGACCGCGTGCTGTTCGATTTCGACAAGTCCGAGATCCGCGCCGACGCGGCCAAGGTGCTGGACACGCTGGCCGCCGCGCTCGGTCGCGTGCAGGCGCACGACCTGGAAGTGGGCGGGCATACCGACAGCAAGGGCAGCGACGCCTACAACCAGGCGCTGTCCGAACGCCGCGCCCAGGCGGTGCTCGATGCGTTGCGCAGCCGCGGGCTGGCGCTGCAGGCAGCGGCCAAGGGCTATGGCGAAGCGCGGCCGGTGGCGCCAAACGAGTTGAACGGCGAAGACAATCCGGCCGGGCGGCAGTTGAACCGGCGCGTGGAGATCTTTGTCAGGACCTGA
- a CDS encoding DUF3060 domain-containing protein codes for MTRILRLCLPLLALAACTQQPAPAVPTDTAPAAAPAPAAPAAPEAPVAPAAAAARESGSPADDAQAGDHGTLTITSTNGSVDCGGHNLDVIGDGTNLVLRGHCATVSLLGANGTLRIEHADDIRVVGDNAQVTMAGDARTVDLLGRHGNLQIGRIEQLTVPGDYNQLRATAIGEAYLQGNNNELTQQTGSAKVSDYGRDNKVAGN; via the coding sequence ATGACACGGATCCTGCGCCTTTGCCTGCCCTTGCTTGCGCTGGCCGCCTGCACCCAGCAGCCCGCGCCGGCGGTACCCACGGATACCGCGCCGGCCGCAGCCCCCGCGCCTGCTGCACCCGCCGCACCGGAGGCGCCGGTCGCGCCGGCAGCCGCCGCCGCGCGCGAATCAGGATCGCCGGCGGACGACGCTCAGGCCGGCGACCACGGCACGTTGACGATCACCTCGACCAACGGCAGCGTCGACTGCGGCGGCCACAACCTGGACGTCATCGGCGACGGCACCAACCTGGTGCTGCGCGGCCACTGCGCCACGGTGTCCCTGCTCGGCGCGAACGGCACGCTGCGGATCGAGCATGCCGACGACATCCGCGTGGTCGGCGACAACGCGCAGGTGACCATGGCCGGCGACGCCAGGACCGTGGACCTGCTGGGCAGGCACGGCAACCTGCAGATCGGCCGCATCGAACAACTGACGGTGCCCGGCGACTACAACCAGCTGCGCGCCACCGCGATCGGCGAAGCGTATCTGCAAGGCAACAACAACGAACTGACCCAGCAGACCGGCAGCGCCAAGGTCAGCGACTACGGCCGCGACAACAAAGTCGCCGGCAACTGA
- the purB gene encoding adenylosuccinate lyase: MSDSALLALSPLDGRYAGKVDALRPIFSEYGLIKARVKVEIEWLLALGAEPGIAELAPFSAAATQRLRALADGFGVEHAARVKQIERTTNHDVKAVEYFIKEQLKDDAELGPALEFVHFACTSEDINNLSYGLMLEQARREVLLPTLDAVTATLRALAHAQAAQPMLSRTHGQTASPTTLGKEIANVVARLERQRRQIAAVELTGKINGAVGNYNAHVASYPDVDWPTFAQRFVEGLGLVFNPYTTQIEPHDNVAELGDATRRANTVLIDLARDIWGYISLGYFKQKLKEGEVGSSTMPHKVNPIDFENAEGNFGIANALFEHFSAKLPISRWQRDLTDSTVLRALGTAFGHTQVALDSLAKGLGKLTVNPERLDADLDAAWEVLAEAVQTVMRRHGLPNPYEQLKALTRGQGITAASMQAFVETLDLPEDARQRLRALTPGAYTGLAERLARAI, from the coding sequence ATGTCCGACTCCGCCCTGCTCGCCCTGTCCCCGCTCGATGGCCGCTATGCCGGCAAGGTCGACGCCCTGCGGCCGATCTTCTCCGAGTACGGCCTGATCAAGGCGCGGGTGAAGGTGGAGATCGAATGGCTGCTGGCGCTGGGCGCCGAACCGGGCATCGCCGAACTGGCGCCGTTCTCGGCCGCGGCCACGCAGCGCCTGCGCGCGCTGGCCGACGGTTTCGGCGTGGAGCACGCGGCGCGGGTCAAGCAGATCGAGCGCACCACCAACCACGACGTCAAGGCGGTGGAGTACTTCATCAAGGAGCAGCTCAAGGACGACGCCGAACTCGGCCCGGCGCTGGAGTTCGTGCACTTCGCCTGCACTAGCGAGGACATCAACAACCTCAGCTACGGACTGATGCTGGAGCAGGCGCGGCGCGAGGTGCTGCTGCCGACCCTGGACGCGGTCACTGCCACGCTGCGCGCGTTGGCCCACGCACAGGCCGCGCAGCCGATGCTGTCGCGCACCCACGGCCAGACCGCCTCGCCGACCACGCTGGGGAAGGAGATCGCCAACGTCGTGGCGCGCCTGGAACGGCAGCGCCGGCAGATCGCCGCGGTCGAACTGACCGGCAAGATCAACGGCGCGGTCGGCAACTACAACGCGCACGTGGCCAGCTATCCGGACGTGGACTGGCCGACCTTCGCGCAACGCTTCGTCGAAGGCCTGGGCCTGGTGTTCAACCCCTACACCACGCAGATCGAGCCGCACGACAACGTCGCCGAACTGGGCGATGCCACCCGCCGCGCCAACACCGTGCTGATCGACCTGGCGCGCGACATCTGGGGCTATATCTCGCTGGGCTACTTCAAGCAGAAGCTCAAGGAAGGCGAAGTCGGCTCCTCGACCATGCCGCACAAGGTCAACCCGATCGATTTCGAGAACGCCGAGGGCAACTTCGGCATCGCCAACGCGCTGTTCGAGCATTTCAGCGCCAAGCTGCCGATCAGCCGCTGGCAACGCGACCTCACCGATTCCACCGTGCTGCGCGCGCTCGGCACCGCCTTCGGCCACACCCAGGTGGCGCTGGATTCGCTGGCCAAGGGCCTGGGCAAGCTGACCGTCAATCCCGAGCGCCTGGACGCCGATCTCGACGCGGCCTGGGAAGTGCTCGCCGAAGCGGTACAGACGGTGATGCGCCGCCACGGCCTGCCCAACCCCTACGAACAACTCAAGGCGTTGACCCGCGGCCAGGGCATCACCGCGGCCTCGATGCAGGCCTTCGTCGAAACCCTGGACCTGCCCGAGGACGCCAGGCAGCGCCTGCGCGCGCTGACCCCGGGCGCCTACACCGGCCTGGCCGAGCGCCTGGCGCGCGCGATCTGA
- a CDS encoding hemolysin family protein: MIGNLLLLALAMLLVLLNGFFVAAEFALVKLRHTQAVGLAERHGWRGRLLLNVHGHLDAYLSACQLGITLSSLGLGWVGEPAFAHLLQPLFDLLGLSAEASRLTAFVIAFSVISFLHIVLGELAPKSMAIRRPERMSLWTAAPLYLFYWAMYPAIWLLNSSANRLLKAMGWGEVEHASHRYSREELKLIVGRQQPAGGAPDHELTLMSHALELPELVAGDLMRARDHLRVLREGMPMEAVMAEFADSRYSRYPWFDRDGEQVLGILHMKDLLVEIASGRRGDDPRALLRPANLFALETPVPQVLERLRHGTTHLALCVDEHGRILGYFTLEDLLEVVVGEIEDEHPHLVKDAPTRGADGSVLVAGSTSIFRLERLLGRDLRAPEHLNSVGGLIVHQLQRLPEEGERLEIDGHLFTVKRMAGHRIQAVTVRLAQAAAAAPT, from the coding sequence ATGATCGGCAACCTCCTGCTGCTGGCGCTGGCGATGCTGCTGGTGCTGCTCAACGGCTTCTTCGTCGCCGCCGAGTTCGCCCTGGTCAAGTTGCGCCACACCCAGGCCGTGGGCCTGGCCGAGCGCCATGGCTGGCGCGGCCGCCTGCTGCTCAACGTGCACGGCCATCTCGACGCCTATCTCTCCGCCTGCCAGCTCGGCATCACCCTGTCCTCGCTGGGTCTGGGCTGGGTCGGCGAACCGGCCTTCGCGCACCTGCTGCAGCCGCTGTTCGACCTGCTGGGGCTGAGCGCCGAGGCGTCGCGCCTGACCGCCTTCGTCATAGCCTTCAGCGTCATCTCGTTCCTACACATCGTGCTCGGCGAACTGGCCCCCAAGTCGATGGCGATCCGGCGCCCGGAGCGCATGTCGCTGTGGACCGCCGCGCCGTTGTACCTGTTCTACTGGGCGATGTATCCGGCGATCTGGCTACTCAACAGCAGCGCCAACCGCTTGCTGAAGGCCATGGGCTGGGGCGAGGTCGAACACGCCTCGCACCGCTATTCGCGCGAGGAACTGAAGCTGATCGTCGGCCGCCAGCAGCCCGCCGGCGGCGCGCCCGACCACGAACTGACCCTGATGAGCCACGCGCTGGAACTGCCCGAGCTGGTGGCCGGCGACCTGATGCGCGCGCGCGACCACCTGCGCGTGCTGCGCGAGGGCATGCCGATGGAGGCGGTGATGGCCGAGTTCGCCGACAGCCGCTACAGCCGCTATCCGTGGTTCGACCGCGACGGCGAACAGGTGCTGGGCATCCTGCACATGAAGGACCTGCTGGTGGAGATCGCCAGCGGCCGCCGCGGCGACGATCCGCGCGCGCTGCTGCGCCCGGCCAACCTGTTCGCGCTGGAGACGCCGGTGCCGCAGGTGCTGGAACGCCTGCGTCATGGCACCACGCACCTGGCGCTGTGCGTGGACGAGCACGGCCGCATCCTCGGCTACTTCACCCTGGAAGACCTGCTGGAAGTGGTGGTCGGCGAGATCGAGGACGAGCACCCGCATCTCGTCAAGGACGCGCCGACCCGCGGCGCCGACGGCAGCGTGCTGGTCGCCGGCTCGACCTCGATCTTCCGCCTCGAACGCCTTCTCGGCCGCGACCTGCGCGCGCCGGAGCACCTCAATTCGGTCGGCGGGCTGATCGTGCATCAGTTGCAGCGCCTGCCCGAGGAGGGCGAACGCCTGGAGATCGATGGCCACCTGTTCACGGTCAAACGCATGGCCGGGCACCGCATCCAGGCGGTCACGGTGCGCCTGGCGCAGGCCGCCGCGGCCGCGCCGACGTAG
- a CDS encoding YiiG family protein, which translates to MKSSLRLAALAAAVSIFLSACGGKPSATSTDPAAGHASADAAPSEADEALTRKLNAYIECFNKVDADIHRGAQSYTQWMDDPAAGPTGKETHVYGPAQIDEYDMKLCDAPMTEAIAARPSLPALDAAAKRYLTALKTLQPLGNQVRDYYEREDYQDDQFAKGKQLHAPLMAALSEFGSASEAFSHELDVQNDAAQREQLKAMEKAEGRTRDFYRLSMMLEAKEIVGLLQEDAFDPAKATALLDGFNKLSDEAHAKVADQEPGKLDWNSFETAAENFRKEGKARIKRVVDKTPYSKIEQGWLDNPTLAPEGSPGRLLKRYNELVFQSNRQ; encoded by the coding sequence ATGAAATCCTCTTTGCGTCTGGCGGCGCTGGCTGCCGCTGTGTCCATTTTCCTGAGCGCCTGTGGTGGCAAGCCCTCGGCCACGTCCACCGATCCGGCTGCCGGCCACGCGTCCGCCGACGCCGCACCGAGCGAGGCGGACGAAGCGCTGACCCGCAAGCTCAACGCCTATATCGAGTGCTTCAACAAGGTCGACGCCGACATCCACCGCGGCGCGCAGTCCTATACCCAATGGATGGACGATCCCGCCGCGGGCCCGACCGGCAAGGAAACCCACGTGTACGGGCCTGCGCAAATCGACGAGTACGACATGAAGCTCTGCGACGCGCCGATGACGGAGGCGATCGCGGCCCGGCCGTCCCTGCCGGCGCTGGACGCGGCGGCCAAGCGTTACCTGACCGCCCTGAAGACGCTGCAGCCGCTCGGCAACCAGGTGCGCGACTATTACGAGCGCGAGGACTACCAGGACGACCAGTTCGCCAAGGGCAAGCAACTGCACGCGCCGCTGATGGCCGCGCTGTCCGAGTTCGGCAGCGCCAGCGAGGCGTTCAGCCATGAGCTGGACGTGCAGAACGACGCCGCGCAGCGCGAGCAGCTCAAGGCGATGGAAAAGGCCGAAGGCCGCACCCGCGATTTCTATCGGCTCTCGATGATGCTCGAAGCCAAGGAGATCGTCGGCCTGCTGCAGGAGGATGCGTTCGATCCGGCCAAGGCCACTGCCTTGCTCGACGGCTTCAACAAACTGTCGGACGAGGCGCACGCCAAGGTCGCCGACCAGGAACCGGGCAAGCTGGACTGGAACAGTTTCGAGACCGCCGCGGAGAACTTCCGCAAGGAAGGCAAGGCGCGGATCAAGCGGGTCGTGGACAAGACCCCGTACAGCAAGATCGAACAGGGCTGGCTGGACAACCCGACGCTGGCGCCGGAAGGCTCGCCGGGACGGCTGCTCAAGCGCTACAACGAGCTGGTGTTCCAGAGCAACCGGCAGTAA
- a CDS encoding class II fumarate hydratase, translating to MSDNFRVEHDSMGELQVPADALWGAQTQRAVQNFPVSGQPMPRGFIRALGLIKAAAAGVNADLGLLPKSVAKAIQAAALDVAAGQHDAHFPIDIYQTGSGTSSNMNANEVIATLATRAAKPGAAAVHPNDHVNLGQSSNDVVPTAIRVSAQLATQEQLLPALKHLRKVIDKRARQLDKVVKTGRTHLMDAMPLTFGQEFGAWAAQLASAQERLQDSLARVRRLPLGGTAIGTGINADPRFGGKVAKALSALTGCKFDSADNKFEGLAAQDDAVELSGQLNALAVALIKIANDLRWMNAGPLAGLGEIELPALQPGSSIMPGKVNPVIPEATVMVCAQVIGHHTAITVAGQTGNFQLNVALPLIAANLLDSINLLANVSRLLADSAIAGLKVRQARVREALDRNPILVTALNPIIGYEKAAAIAKRAYKENRAVLEIAIEDSGLGEAELRKLLDPAALTKGGIHAGAGGGG from the coding sequence ATGAGTGACAACTTCAGGGTCGAGCACGACAGCATGGGCGAGTTGCAGGTGCCCGCCGATGCCTTGTGGGGTGCCCAGACCCAGCGTGCGGTGCAGAATTTTCCGGTCTCCGGGCAGCCGATGCCGCGCGGCTTCATCCGCGCGCTGGGCCTGATCAAGGCCGCCGCGGCCGGCGTCAACGCCGACCTGGGGCTGTTGCCGAAGTCCGTCGCCAAGGCGATCCAGGCCGCGGCGCTGGACGTGGCCGCCGGCCAGCACGACGCGCACTTCCCGATCGACATCTACCAGACCGGTTCGGGTACCTCGTCGAACATGAACGCCAACGAGGTCATCGCCACGCTGGCCACGCGCGCGGCCAAGCCAGGCGCGGCGGCGGTGCATCCGAACGACCACGTCAACCTCGGCCAGAGTTCCAACGACGTGGTGCCGACCGCGATCCGCGTCTCCGCGCAACTGGCCACGCAGGAACAGTTGCTGCCCGCGCTCAAGCACCTGCGCAAGGTCATCGACAAGCGCGCCAGGCAGCTGGACAAGGTGGTCAAGACCGGGCGCACCCATCTGATGGATGCGATGCCGCTGACCTTCGGCCAGGAGTTCGGCGCATGGGCGGCGCAACTGGCGTCGGCGCAGGAGCGGCTGCAGGACAGCCTCGCGCGGGTGCGCCGGCTGCCGCTGGGCGGTACCGCGATCGGCACCGGCATCAATGCCGATCCGCGGTTCGGCGGCAAGGTCGCCAAGGCCCTGTCCGCGCTCACCGGCTGCAAGTTCGACAGCGCCGACAACAAGTTCGAAGGCCTGGCCGCGCAGGACGATGCGGTGGAACTGTCCGGCCAGCTCAACGCGCTGGCGGTGGCGCTGATCAAGATCGCCAACGATCTGCGCTGGATGAACGCCGGGCCGCTGGCCGGCCTGGGCGAGATCGAGTTGCCGGCGCTGCAGCCGGGCAGTTCGATCATGCCGGGCAAGGTCAATCCGGTGATCCCCGAGGCCACGGTGATGGTCTGCGCACAGGTCATCGGCCACCACACCGCGATCACCGTGGCCGGGCAGACCGGCAATTTCCAGTTGAACGTGGCCCTGCCGCTGATCGCGGCCAACCTGCTGGATTCGATCAACCTGCTGGCCAACGTGTCGCGGCTGCTGGCCGACAGCGCGATCGCCGGGCTGAAGGTGCGCCAGGCACGGGTGCGCGAGGCGCTGGACCGCAATCCGATCCTGGTCACCGCGCTGAATCCGATCATCGGCTACGAGAAGGCCGCGGCGATCGCCAAGCGCGCCTACAAGGAAAACCGCGCGGTGCTGGAGATCGCGATCGAGGACAGTGGCCTGGGCGAGGCCGAGCTGCGCAAGCTGCTCGATCCGGCGGCGCTGACCAAGGGCGGCATCCACGCCGGCGCGGGCGGCGGCGGCTGA
- a CDS encoding DUF2884 family protein has translation MQHRSLQLAGIAVAAVLALTACDRSAPKTDTGAGGSGSGQHSLSFNNGDITLKASGHPPATITSAGDLLIDGKQVAVNAEQHALLVAYRAQLGAIGAQGLEVGKQGAALGVKAAGDALAGVFSGDTEHVGEHIEAQADKLKQEALKICQQVMALRKAQDALAQQLPAFRPYASLDASDINDCEDSAK, from the coding sequence ATGCAGCACCGTTCCCTGCAACTGGCCGGCATCGCCGTGGCCGCCGTGCTGGCGCTGACCGCCTGCGACCGCTCCGCCCCGAAGACCGACACCGGTGCCGGCGGCAGCGGCAGCGGCCAACACAGTTTGAGCTTCAACAACGGCGACATCACCCTGAAGGCCTCCGGCCATCCGCCGGCGACCATCACCAGCGCAGGCGATCTGCTGATCGATGGAAAGCAGGTCGCGGTGAATGCCGAACAGCACGCGCTGTTGGTGGCCTACCGCGCGCAACTCGGCGCGATCGGCGCACAGGGCCTGGAGGTCGGCAAGCAAGGCGCCGCGCTCGGCGTCAAGGCGGCCGGCGACGCCTTGGCCGGGGTATTCAGTGGCGACACCGAGCATGTCGGCGAGCATATCGAAGCCCAGGCCGACAAGCTCAAGCAGGAAGCACTGAAGATCTGCCAGCAGGTGATGGCGCTGCGCAAGGCGCAGGACGCGCTGGCGCAACAACTGCCGGCGTTCCGCCCCTACGCCAGCCTCGATGCCAGCGACATCAACGACTGTGAGGATTCGGCCAAGTAA
- a CDS encoding GIN domain-containing protein — protein MMRKTFALCALLLPGLAMADDCKYSDPRELALDLTGIKSVLLDVQQNNIKLTGAGAGGYALRGRACASDADMLKELTLRQRRDGDTLVVTLKHEGKIHGISAGNRYAYLNVAGSIPANLPVQLQLGSGDAEISGVASLDAKVGSGDLHAHDLRGAVSATVGSGDIDLRNVGSVALPTLGSGDVTARQIGGDVRIGTVGSGDLSVHGVRGAVQIGSIGSGDAQLREVTGNVTVQSVGSGDLEVDGVGGNLNVERVGSGDVRHSGVRGSVSIPKPR, from the coding sequence ATGATGCGCAAGACCTTCGCGCTGTGCGCGCTGCTGCTGCCGGGCCTGGCCATGGCCGACGACTGCAAGTATTCCGACCCGCGCGAACTGGCGCTGGACCTGACCGGAATCAAGTCGGTGCTGCTGGACGTGCAGCAGAACAACATCAAGCTGACCGGTGCCGGTGCCGGCGGCTACGCGCTGCGCGGTCGCGCCTGCGCCTCCGACGCGGACATGCTCAAGGAACTGACCCTGCGCCAGCGCCGCGACGGCGACACCCTGGTGGTGACCCTCAAGCACGAAGGCAAGATCCACGGCATCAGCGCCGGCAACCGCTACGCCTACCTGAACGTGGCCGGCAGCATCCCCGCCAACCTGCCGGTGCAACTGCAACTGGGGTCGGGCGATGCCGAGATCAGCGGCGTGGCATCGCTCGATGCCAAGGTCGGCTCCGGCGACCTGCACGCACACGATCTCCGCGGCGCGGTCAGCGCCACGGTCGGCTCCGGCGACATCGACCTGCGCAATGTCGGCAGCGTCGCGCTGCCGACGCTGGGCTCGGGCGACGTCACCGCCCGCCAGATCGGCGGCGACGTCAGGATCGGCACGGTCGGCTCCGGCGACCTGAGCGTGCACGGCGTGCGCGGCGCGGTGCAGATCGGCAGCATCGGTTCCGGCGACGCGCAGCTGCGCGAGGTCACCGGCAACGTGACGGTGCAATCGGTCGGTTCCGGCGACCTGGAGGTCGACGGCGTCGGCGGCAACCTCAACGTCGAGCGGGTCGGCAGCGGCGACGTCCGTCATAGCGGCGTGCGCGGCAGCGTCAGCATCCCCAAGCCGCGTTGA